The following are encoded together in the Thermococcus sibiricus MM 739 genome:
- the mpgP gene encoding mannosyl-3-phosphoglycerate phosphatase, giving the protein MKVIFLDLDKTLIGDDYSPEPAKETVNFLKERGFKIIFNSSKTRLEQEYYRSTLEVKDPFIVENGSAVYIPKNYFPFEFPFTRGTQDYKIIELGTPYEIIKRILDKISTEFGLKYYGNSSIEEIVRFTDLPRRLAKLATQREYSETLFKWNKSGFEEKLKKNGLKVSKGSRFYTVTGPTDKGKATRVLLNLYSKLEKVESYAVGDGENDIPMLEVVDNPFAIGLSYNRAKNIKKISELIEVIR; this is encoded by the coding sequence ATGAAAGTTATTTTCCTCGACCTAGACAAGACACTGATTGGAGATGATTATTCCCCAGAACCTGCAAAAGAGACAGTGAATTTTCTAAAAGAAAGAGGGTTCAAAATAATCTTTAACTCCTCAAAAACAAGACTTGAGCAAGAATACTACCGAAGCACTCTGGAAGTAAAGGACCCCTTCATTGTTGAAAATGGAAGTGCTGTTTACATTCCAAAAAATTATTTTCCTTTCGAATTTCCTTTCACTCGGGGAACACAGGATTACAAGATCATTGAACTTGGAACACCGTATGAAATTATAAAAAGGATTCTTGATAAAATAAGCACCGAATTTGGTTTGAAATACTATGGAAACTCAAGCATCGAGGAAATCGTGAGATTCACAGACCTTCCAAGACGTCTTGCAAAACTGGCTACACAACGAGAATACTCAGAAACTCTATTTAAGTGGAACAAATCCGGATTCGAAGAAAAACTTAAGAAAAATGGCCTTAAAGTCTCAAAGGGAAGCCGATTTTACACTGTAACGGGGCCCACAGATAAAGGAAAAGCGACTAGAGTTCTCCTGAATTTGTACTCTAAACTAGAAAAGGTCGAAAGTTACGCCGTAGGAGATGGAGAAAACGATATTCCTATGTTAGAAGTTGTTGATAATCCTTTTGCAATTGGGCTCTCTTATAATAGAGCTAAAAATATAAAGAAAATAAGTGAATTAATAGAGGTGATAAGATGA
- the mpgS gene encoding mannosyl-3-phosphoglycerate synthase, whose amino-acid sequence MLLEAPVYKEIFGAVKIYELQKVIKMDTETEDVPMFTVQNIPREDIYKTIGEMTTVVPMKNEKLHLVDGVLKAIPHKSPIIIVSNSKRKGPNRFKQEVDLVKHFCNLTHSKVIMIHQKDPGLAEAFKEAGYNDILDEKGLVRSGKGEGMIVGILLAKAIGAKYVGFVDADNYIPGAVNEYVKDYAAGFLMSESEYTMVRLHWRHKPKVSKGTLYFKKWGRVSEITNRYLNQLISEKTTFETNIMVTGNAGEHAMTMKLAEILPFSTGYSIEPYEIVYLLERFGTWENAEEAQDVFDQGIEIFQLETLNPHFHEDKGQEHVKEMALLSLTTIYHSKLTSKRLKNSILEDLRMHGIIKENEEPPKPMVMKPIKDIDIKKWMKTLETHQETLMRFDL is encoded by the coding sequence ATGCTCTTAGAAGCTCCTGTTTATAAGGAAATCTTTGGAGCTGTAAAAATTTATGAACTGCAGAAAGTCATCAAAATGGATACTGAAACTGAAGATGTCCCGATGTTCACAGTACAGAATATCCCAAGAGAGGATATTTACAAAACAATCGGAGAGATGACAACAGTAGTCCCTATGAAAAATGAAAAACTTCATTTAGTGGATGGTGTCCTCAAAGCTATCCCTCACAAATCACCAATTATAATTGTTTCGAATAGCAAACGAAAAGGGCCCAACAGATTTAAACAAGAAGTTGATCTGGTAAAACACTTCTGTAATCTAACACATTCCAAAGTTATTATGATTCATCAAAAAGACCCCGGATTAGCAGAAGCGTTTAAAGAAGCTGGATACAACGATATTCTGGATGAAAAAGGTCTCGTGAGAAGTGGAAAGGGCGAAGGAATGATTGTGGGAATATTACTTGCAAAAGCCATAGGAGCAAAATACGTTGGATTTGTTGATGCTGATAATTATATCCCTGGAGCCGTTAATGAGTATGTAAAAGATTATGCAGCTGGATTCCTTATGAGTGAAAGCGAATATACTATGGTCAGACTCCACTGGAGGCATAAACCAAAAGTTAGTAAAGGAACGCTGTACTTTAAAAAGTGGGGGCGAGTAAGCGAAATAACTAACCGCTACCTTAATCAACTCATAAGTGAAAAAACCACGTTTGAAACCAATATAATGGTAACCGGAAATGCAGGAGAACATGCCATGACAATGAAACTTGCAGAAATTCTACCTTTCTCAACCGGGTATTCAATAGAACCTTATGAAATAGTTTACCTCTTGGAACGTTTCGGTACGTGGGAAAACGCAGAGGAGGCTCAAGATGTCTTCGATCAAGGAATAGAGATCTTCCAACTAGAAACTCTAAATCCACATTTCCATGAAGACAAAGGCCAAGAACATGTAAAAGAAATGGCTTTGCTTTCACTAACCACCATATACCACTCAAAACTTACCTCAAAAAGGTTGAAAAATAGCATTCTTGAAGACCTCAGAATGCATGGAATAATAAAAGAGAATGAAGAGCCACCAAAACCAATGGTTATGAAACCCATAAAAGACATAGACATCAAGAAGTGGATGAAAACATTAGAGACCCATCAAGAGACTCTAATGAGGTTTGATTTATGA
- a CDS encoding ADP-specific glucokinase produces MKESLKERIKLWKNLYMNAFENAVNAIPNVEGVLLAYNTNIDVIKYLNKDDLERRINQIGKERVFEVIKAPTERISSLEHLFGGILRSIKLGKAIEWFVENEEIRRYLREWGWDELRIGGQAGIMANLIGGVYRIPTIVHVPQNPKLQADLFVDGPIYVPIFEGKELKLVHPKEAVKEENELIHYIYEFPRGFQVFDIQAPRENRFIANADDYNARVYMRKEFKESFEKIAKGVELAIISGLQVLKEYYSDGTTYRDVLDRVESHLNILNRYGVRSHFEFAYTPNRLVREELIGILSKFTSVGLNEVELASIVEIIGDETLAKEVLEGHVFPIIDAINLLMDETGIDRIHLHTYGYYLALTKYRSEEVRDALLFASLAAAAKAMKGNIEKIDHVKDALSVPTNERAIVFEEELEKEFTEFENGLIDMVDRQLAFVPTKIVTSPKSTVGIGDTISSSAFVSEFAMRKS; encoded by the coding sequence ATGAAGGAAAGCCTCAAAGAGAGGATAAAATTATGGAAAAACCTATATATGAACGCCTTCGAAAATGCTGTAAATGCAATTCCGAATGTTGAAGGCGTTCTTTTGGCCTACAACACAAACATTGATGTCATAAAATATCTTAATAAAGATGATTTGGAAAGGAGGATAAACCAAATAGGGAAAGAACGAGTTTTTGAGGTTATTAAAGCTCCCACCGAGAGAATTTCATCGCTTGAGCATCTTTTTGGTGGGATATTAAGAAGCATAAAACTCGGAAAGGCTATAGAGTGGTTTGTAGAAAACGAAGAGATTAGGAGATATTTGAGGGAATGGGGATGGGATGAGCTGAGAATTGGAGGTCAAGCAGGAATAATGGCAAACCTTATTGGAGGAGTTTATAGGATTCCCACTATTGTTCATGTACCTCAAAATCCAAAACTTCAGGCGGACTTATTTGTAGATGGACCAATTTACGTCCCTATTTTTGAAGGAAAGGAATTAAAACTGGTTCATCCTAAAGAAGCAGTTAAAGAAGAGAACGAACTCATCCACTACATATACGAGTTTCCCAGAGGATTTCAGGTTTTTGACATTCAGGCCCCAAGAGAAAACCGATTTATAGCTAACGCTGATGATTACAATGCAAGAGTTTATATGCGGAAAGAATTTAAGGAAAGCTTTGAAAAAATAGCCAAAGGAGTTGAGCTAGCAATAATAAGCGGCCTTCAAGTCCTCAAGGAGTATTACTCCGATGGGACAACCTATCGAGATGTGCTGGATAGAGTAGAAAGTCATCTAAATATCTTAAACCGATACGGTGTGAGAAGTCACTTTGAATTCGCATATACTCCTAATAGGCTAGTTAGAGAAGAGCTCATAGGAATTTTATCAAAATTCACAAGTGTGGGCCTGAATGAAGTGGAACTTGCTTCCATAGTCGAGATAATAGGAGACGAGACTCTTGCAAAGGAAGTACTTGAGGGTCATGTATTTCCCATCATTGATGCAATAAACCTCCTAATGGATGAGACAGGAATCGATAGGATTCATCTCCATACTTACGGTTACTACTTGGCCCTAACCAAGTACAGAAGCGAAGAAGTTAGGGATGCATTATTATTTGCTTCATTAGCAGCTGCGGCAAAAGCCATGAAAGGGAATATTGAAAAGATAGATCATGTTAAAGATGCCCTAAGTGTTCCCACAAACGAGCGAGCTATTGTATTCGAAGAAGAACTTGAAAAAGAGTTCACAGAGTTTGAAAATGGCCTGATCGATATGGTAGATAGACAGCTTGCCTTCGTGCCAACAAAGATAGTAACCTCGCCAAAGAGCACGGTGGGTATTGGGGACACTATTTCAAGTTCTGCATTTGTAAGTGAATTTGCCATGAGAAAAAGTTAA
- a CDS encoding MBL fold metallo-hydrolase — protein sequence MIIKGIGLDSSSKIAFQSHAHSDHFVSADIIISTRPTKFLSHLKKAGFYKTYSFERSFYVGDYKAKLYPAGHMLGSAQLYIKFDEFSLLYTGDVKWFKLRTAEKSEFRKADVLIIEATYGLPMYNFPTPKEAEKKLIAFVEEVLDRKKVPTLYANQMGKAQELLKILDIHGYSARVSNGIRKVAKVYEKFGVKFNNIEEDGEVVVRGFKTKKPFDAIHPSELFVSGFGNLKLSNHADFWELVKIIEKVSPEKIYTRYGHAREFAQILGGLGYDARPLEEVLFFGELI from the coding sequence ATGATAATCAAAGGGATTGGATTGGACTCTTCATCAAAAATTGCTTTTCAAAGCCATGCCCACAGCGATCATTTTGTTAGTGCTGATATTATAATCTCAACAAGGCCTACAAAGTTCCTCAGCCACCTCAAGAAAGCCGGGTTTTACAAAACCTACAGTTTTGAGCGGAGTTTTTACGTTGGTGACTACAAGGCAAAACTTTATCCTGCGGGCCATATGCTGGGTTCTGCCCAGCTCTATATTAAGTTTGATGAATTTTCACTCCTTTACACTGGAGATGTGAAGTGGTTCAAACTTAGAACAGCTGAAAAGAGTGAATTCAGAAAAGCAGATGTCTTGATTATTGAAGCCACCTATGGACTTCCCATGTATAACTTTCCGACTCCAAAAGAGGCAGAGAAGAAGCTTATAGCTTTTGTAGAGGAAGTTTTAGATAGAAAAAAAGTTCCAACTTTATACGCAAATCAAATGGGGAAGGCTCAAGAACTACTTAAAATTCTGGATATTCATGGTTATTCTGCCAGAGTTTCAAACGGCATACGGAAAGTTGCTAAAGTGTATGAAAAATTTGGTGTGAAATTCAACAATATTGAAGAAGATGGTGAGGTTGTAGTAAGAGGATTTAAAACCAAAAAACCATTCGATGCGATCCATCCCTCGGAACTGTTTGTATCCGGATTTGGCAATTTAAAATTAAGCAACCATGCAGACTTTTGGGAGCTTGTAAAGATAATTGAAAAAGTGAGCCCTGAAAAAATCTACACTCGATATGGTCATGCTAGGGAATTTGCCCAAATTTTAGGAGGTCTTGGATATGATGCCCGGCCTTTAGAAGAAGTTTTATTTTTTGGTGAATTGATTTAA
- the gcvH gene encoding glycine cleavage system protein GcvH: protein MIEAGESKVKEGLYYTKDHEWAQIMEDGTVLVGISDYAQKELGDLAYVELPEVGKEVSKGDVLCEVESVKAVSEVYAPVSGEVIEVNEELEEAPEKINEDPYDAWIAKIKPSNLEEELKDLMTAEKYAEYLESL from the coding sequence ATGATTGAGGCCGGAGAATCTAAAGTTAAAGAAGGGCTCTACTACACTAAGGACCATGAATGGGCCCAAATTATGGAAGATGGAACAGTTTTGGTAGGAATAAGTGACTATGCCCAAAAGGAACTTGGAGACTTGGCTTATGTTGAACTCCCAGAAGTCGGAAAAGAAGTGTCAAAGGGTGACGTTCTCTGTGAAGTAGAGAGCGTAAAAGCTGTAAGTGAGGTCTATGCTCCAGTAAGTGGTGAAGTCATTGAAGTTAATGAAGAACTCGAAGAAGCTCCAGAAAAGATCAACGAAGATCCTTATGATGCATGGATTGCCAAAATAAAACCAAGCAATCTTGAGGAGGAATTAAAAGATCTCATGACTGCCGAAAAGTACGCCGAGTATTTAGAATCCCTCTGA
- a CDS encoding MATE family efflux transporter: MSQKVTKGVQMLLGEPKRAVIKLSLPMMVGMLVQSLYNLVDGIWVAGLGSNALVAIGLFFPIFMGLIALASGLGVGASSAISRRIGAQNKKGADNVADHAVITGLFLGVLLSVLLFPVIETIFVEMGATQEIVELAVKYSRILILGASVIVFNNVANGILRGEGDTKRSMYAMVLGSGLNIILDPIFIYTLGLGVVGAAYATLLSMIITSGFLIFWLFFKRDTYVDITLKDFDPNREIFIDILRVGLPSALAQLAMSFAMFFINTIIIRIGSSDAVAIFTSAWRIIMLGTVPLLGMATATTAIVGASYGAKDIEKLEIAYLYAIKLGFLVELLVTMFIFIFASPITYLFTYSEGAEQLANGLVRALRILALFLPFVPFGMLTGAMFRGIGQGEKSLIVTTLRTIIMQVGFAYIFAFYSDIGLSGVWIGVALGNMIAALVSFTWGKMTIIRLKEKFSIF; the protein is encoded by the coding sequence ATGAGTCAAAAAGTTACTAAAGGTGTTCAAATGTTACTGGGAGAGCCTAAGAGGGCAGTGATTAAACTTTCCCTTCCCATGATGGTAGGGATGTTAGTTCAATCTCTCTACAATCTAGTCGATGGCATCTGGGTAGCAGGTTTAGGTTCTAATGCATTGGTTGCTATTGGTTTGTTCTTTCCAATATTTATGGGTTTAATAGCTCTTGCATCTGGATTGGGAGTAGGAGCAAGCTCAGCCATTTCCCGTAGGATAGGGGCCCAGAATAAGAAGGGTGCGGATAATGTTGCAGATCATGCAGTAATAACAGGCTTATTCTTAGGAGTCCTATTATCAGTGCTTTTGTTTCCTGTAATTGAGACCATATTTGTAGAGATGGGAGCAACCCAAGAAATTGTTGAATTGGCGGTTAAATATTCAAGGATTTTGATACTTGGGGCATCCGTGATAGTATTTAATAACGTAGCAAATGGAATCCTTAGAGGGGAAGGGGATACAAAAAGATCCATGTATGCAATGGTTCTTGGTTCCGGATTAAATATAATACTGGATCCCATCTTCATTTACACTTTGGGACTGGGAGTGGTTGGGGCAGCATATGCTACTTTGCTTTCGATGATAATAACCTCAGGATTCTTGATCTTTTGGTTGTTTTTTAAAAGAGATACTTATGTGGATATAACGCTTAAAGATTTTGACCCCAACAGAGAAATTTTTATAGATATTCTCAGAGTGGGCCTCCCTTCTGCCTTGGCCCAGCTAGCAATGTCTTTTGCAATGTTTTTCATAAATACCATAATTATTAGAATTGGTAGTAGTGATGCAGTGGCAATATTCACAAGTGCTTGGAGAATTATAATGCTGGGAACAGTCCCACTTTTAGGAATGGCTACCGCAACAACTGCTATTGTAGGGGCATCATATGGAGCTAAGGATATTGAAAAACTTGAAATTGCATATCTCTACGCTATAAAATTAGGATTTTTGGTTGAACTCTTAGTTACTATGTTTATTTTCATATTTGCCTCCCCAATAACGTATCTTTTCACATATTCAGAAGGGGCTGAACAACTGGCAAATGGACTTGTTAGGGCACTAAGAATACTTGCATTATTTTTACCGTTTGTACCTTTTGGCATGTTAACAGGAGCGATGTTTAGAGGTATTGGCCAAGGAGAAAAATCACTTATTGTGACAACATTAAGAACAATTATAATGCAGGTTGGGTTTGCTTATATTTTTGCATTCTATTCTGATATAGGTTTGAGTGGTGTTTGGATAGGGGTCGCTCTTGGAAATATGATAGCAGCGCTTGTGAGTTTTACATGGGGTAAGATGACTATAATAAGGTTAAAAGAAAAGTTTTCGATTTTTTAA
- the leuS gene encoding leucine--tRNA ligase — translation MVDFKAIEEKWQNKWLEEKVFEPQMDEKVPKFYITVAFPYLSGHLHVGHARTYTIPDVIARFKRMQGYNVLFPMAWHITGSPIVGIAERIKHRDPQTVYLYRDIYKVPEDILWSFEDPINIVKYFMKTARETFIRAGFSVDWSREFHTTSLFPPFSKFIEWQFLKLKEKGLVVKGTHYVRWDPIVGTPLGDHDLIEGEDVQILDYVLIKFILEENGEVAYLPAATLRPETVYGVTNMWLNPEATYVKAKIKNKDIEEVWIITKEAAYKLSFQDKEIEILEEFKGEKLIGKWVKNPVTEDEIIILPADFVDPDNATGVVMSVPAHAPFDHAALEDIKKNTNLLVKYDIDPRIVENITYVSLIKLEGYGEFPAVDESEKLSVKSQKDVEKLEQATKNIYKAEYHRGIFKIEPYKGKPVSEVKDLVAKDMTEKGIADRMYEFSDKNVISRFGNRAVVKIIHDQWFIDYGNPEWKAKAREALANMKILPESRRTQFEAILEWLDKKACVRKVGLGTPLPWDPEWVIESLSDSTIYMAYYTISRAINKYGIKGEQLVPEVFDYLFLEEKSEAREEELSEKTDIPKEFLREMKEEFEYWYPLDWRCSAKDLIPNHLTFFIFNHVAIFRKKHWPRGIAVNGFGTLEGAKMSKSKGNVLNFIDAIEENGADVVRLYIMSLAEHDSDFDWKRSEVGKLRKQIERFYELISEFAQYEEKDVELMDIDKWLLHRVNKAIKGTTEALEEFRTRTAVQWAFYSILNDLRWYMRRTEGRDDEAKRSTLRKLAGVWVRLMAPFTPHICEELWERLGGEGFVSLAEWPEPVEEWWNKTIELEEEYIKTLIEDIKEIVSVAKLENAKRAYIYTAEEWKWKVAQVVAEKKDFKAATSEVMKDPEMRKHGKGVSKLIQKLVKERAFDLKRIDEEKALRQAKDFIERETGLEIIINPEEDKGGKKKQAMPMKPAVYIE, via the coding sequence ATGGTAGATTTCAAAGCTATTGAAGAAAAATGGCAGAACAAATGGTTGGAAGAGAAAGTATTTGAGCCTCAAATGGATGAAAAAGTGCCAAAATTCTACATAACGGTTGCGTTCCCATATTTATCCGGGCATCTACATGTTGGGCATGCTAGAACTTATACAATACCAGACGTGATTGCAAGATTCAAGAGGATGCAGGGATACAACGTTTTGTTCCCGATGGCATGGCATATAACCGGTTCTCCAATAGTTGGGATAGCTGAGAGGATAAAGCATCGTGATCCTCAAACAGTTTACTTATATAGAGATATTTATAAAGTCCCGGAAGATATTCTATGGAGTTTCGAAGATCCAATAAACATAGTAAAATACTTTATGAAAACTGCAAGGGAAACCTTCATCAGAGCAGGTTTTAGCGTTGATTGGAGTAGAGAGTTCCATACTACATCTCTTTTTCCGCCCTTCAGTAAGTTCATAGAATGGCAGTTCCTGAAGTTAAAAGAGAAAGGTTTGGTAGTTAAGGGGACTCACTACGTTAGGTGGGATCCAATAGTTGGAACTCCTTTGGGGGATCATGACTTAATTGAGGGGGAAGATGTTCAAATATTGGACTATGTTCTGATAAAGTTCATCCTTGAAGAAAACGGCGAGGTTGCTTACTTGCCAGCAGCCACATTAAGACCTGAAACAGTGTATGGAGTAACAAACATGTGGTTGAATCCAGAAGCAACATATGTAAAAGCAAAAATCAAGAACAAAGACATAGAGGAAGTTTGGATAATAACTAAAGAAGCTGCTTACAAGTTAAGCTTCCAAGATAAAGAAATTGAAATTTTGGAAGAGTTTAAGGGAGAGAAGCTCATTGGAAAATGGGTTAAAAATCCCGTTACTGAGGATGAGATAATTATCTTACCTGCAGACTTTGTAGATCCAGATAATGCCACTGGGGTTGTCATGAGTGTTCCAGCACATGCTCCATTTGATCATGCGGCTTTGGAAGACATAAAGAAAAATACTAACTTGTTGGTGAAATATGATATAGATCCGAGAATAGTTGAAAATATAACTTATGTCTCTCTGATAAAGCTAGAGGGTTATGGAGAATTTCCTGCAGTCGATGAAAGTGAAAAGTTGAGTGTTAAAAGTCAAAAAGATGTGGAAAAACTTGAGCAAGCAACAAAGAATATTTACAAGGCCGAATACCACAGAGGTATCTTTAAAATTGAACCTTATAAAGGAAAGCCGGTTAGTGAAGTGAAGGACTTAGTAGCTAAGGACATGACCGAAAAAGGAATCGCCGACAGAATGTACGAGTTTTCTGATAAGAACGTTATCTCAAGATTTGGAAACAGAGCAGTGGTGAAAATAATCCATGATCAGTGGTTCATTGACTATGGAAATCCGGAGTGGAAGGCAAAGGCAAGAGAGGCTTTGGCAAACATGAAAATCCTGCCAGAGTCAAGGAGAACACAATTTGAGGCTATTTTAGAGTGGCTTGACAAGAAGGCCTGTGTAAGGAAAGTTGGTTTAGGTACTCCTCTTCCATGGGATCCAGAATGGGTGATTGAGAGCCTTAGCGATTCCACGATATATATGGCATACTACACAATATCAAGAGCCATAAACAAGTACGGCATTAAAGGAGAGCAACTAGTCCCAGAGGTTTTTGACTATCTATTCCTTGAAGAAAAGAGTGAAGCTAGGGAAGAAGAACTGAGCGAGAAAACAGACATTCCAAAGGAATTCCTGAGGGAAATGAAAGAAGAGTTCGAGTACTGGTACCCACTTGACTGGCGCTGCTCTGCCAAAGACCTTATACCAAACCACTTAACGTTCTTCATATTCAACCACGTGGCCATCTTTAGGAAGAAGCACTGGCCAAGAGGTATAGCGGTGAATGGCTTTGGAACCCTCGAAGGAGCCAAGATGAGCAAGAGTAAAGGTAACGTCCTGAACTTCATAGACGCAATAGAAGAGAACGGGGCCGATGTAGTCAGGCTTTACATAATGAGCCTTGCCGAGCACGACAGTGACTTTGACTGGAAGAGAAGCGAGGTTGGAAAGCTTAGAAAACAAATCGAGAGATTTTACGAGCTGATAAGCGAGTTCGCCCAATATGAAGAAAAAGATGTTGAGCTAATGGACATCGATAAGTGGTTACTGCACAGAGTTAACAAAGCCATAAAAGGTACTACCGAGGCTTTGGAAGAATTTAGAACCAGAACGGCAGTCCAGTGGGCTTTCTACAGCATACTAAACGACCTGAGATGGTACATGAGGAGGACAGAGGGAAGGGACGACGAAGCAAAGCGCTCGACACTAAGAAAGCTGGCCGGTGTATGGGTTAGGTTAATGGCACCGTTCACACCACACATATGTGAAGAGCTATGGGAGAGACTTGGAGGAGAGGGCTTTGTAAGCTTGGCCGAGTGGCCAGAACCCGTTGAGGAGTGGTGGAACAAAACAATAGAGCTTGAGGAAGAGTATATCAAGACCCTCATCGAGGACATAAAGGAGATCGTCAGCGTTGCGAAGCTTGAGAACGCGAAGAGGGCTTACATCTACACTGCAGAGGAATGGAAGTGGAAAGTTGCCCAAGTGGTTGCAGAGAAGAAGGACTTCAAGGCGGCAACGAGCGAAGTCATGAAGGATCCCGAGATGAGGAAGCACGGCAAGGGAGTTTCAAAGCTAATTCAGAAGCTCGTCAAGGAGAGAGCTTTTGACCTCAAGCGCATTGATGAGGAGAAAGCCCTAAGACAGGCAAAGGACTTCATAGAGCGTGAAACCGGCCTCGAGATTATCATAAACCCTGAAGAAGACAAAGGCGGAAAGAAGAAACAAGCAATGCCAATGAAACCTGCAGTTTATATTGAGTGA
- a CDS encoding ATP-binding protein, with translation MVISIMKIIERHELRDVLDAKWLLVYGRRKTGKTFYIRERAKYSHYFIVTSGREIFEIKRGEIYSFSEFMRVFPLLLKQGKVVIDEFHRLGEPFFSAIQGLSGMGELILITSTRHYFKRFIGSNSPLLGLFYLRELGLVDPQDAINFVEGLGHSGKTLIELAVLVQEPWLAPAIENLGERVFSTFGATLKGNVPSLIGEIFTEEERELTMRYSAILEAVADGKSSSGEIANELYSRGLIEKETHSAVAPYLETLVNMGILERIPIFGKRKKIFKYRHLSPVVDFAYYLNAKYGFFETEVPDEVVERILRERMPHYVERFFERLLAKQYSLQPVRIEMPDLEVDIALLRNKKLYLVAEAKWKEKIKEKDIRKVEEKFEGLNAKKKLLIVPDKKVLPRAPENAEVLDCRDVTKPCKAQP, from the coding sequence ATGGTGATTAGCATAATGAAGATTATTGAACGTCACGAGCTTAGGGATGTTCTGGATGCAAAATGGTTGCTGGTTTATGGAAGAAGAAAAACGGGAAAAACATTCTACATTAGAGAGAGGGCAAAATATTCCCACTACTTTATTGTAACGAGTGGTAGGGAGATATTTGAAATAAAGAGAGGCGAAATATATTCGTTCTCGGAGTTCATGAGAGTATTTCCACTTCTCCTGAAGCAAGGAAAAGTTGTCATTGACGAGTTTCACAGGCTTGGCGAACCCTTCTTCTCAGCCATTCAGGGATTGTCAGGAATGGGTGAGCTTATACTTATAACTTCAACAAGGCACTATTTCAAGAGGTTTATAGGGAGCAACAGCCCATTGCTAGGGCTTTTTTATCTAAGGGAGTTGGGTTTGGTTGATCCACAGGATGCTATTAATTTTGTTGAAGGATTAGGTCACAGTGGAAAAACCCTGATAGAGCTCGCCGTTCTTGTTCAAGAACCCTGGTTGGCTCCAGCCATTGAAAATCTTGGCGAGAGAGTTTTTTCAACCTTTGGGGCGACTTTGAAGGGGAACGTTCCCAGCTTAATTGGTGAAATCTTCACAGAAGAAGAGAGGGAATTAACAATGAGATACTCCGCAATACTTGAGGCCGTTGCAGATGGGAAGTCAAGTTCGGGGGAGATAGCTAACGAGCTTTATTCAAGGGGGCTCATAGAAAAGGAAACTCACAGTGCAGTTGCCCCTTATCTTGAGACACTTGTTAACATGGGAATCCTTGAGAGAATACCAATCTTCGGGAAGAGGAAGAAAATATTCAAGTACAGACATTTGTCCCCTGTGGTGGATTTCGCATATTATTTGAACGCCAAATATGGTTTCTTTGAAACCGAGGTTCCAGACGAAGTTGTGGAAAGAATCCTTAGGGAGAGAATGCCACACTACGTTGAGAGGTTCTTCGAAAGATTGCTGGCAAAACAATACTCCCTCCAGCCTGTCAGGATTGAGATGCCAGATTTGGAAGTAGATATTGCATTATTGAGAAATAAAAAGCTGTACTTGGTTGCCGAGGCTAAATGGAAGGAGAAGATTAAAGAGAAGGACATCAGAAAGGTTGAGGAGAAATTTGAAGGCCTTAATGCCAAGAAGAAGCTTCTTATAGTTCCGGACAAGAAAGTATTGCCGAGAGCTCCAGAAAATGCAGAAGTTCTTGACTGCAGGGATGTTACAAAGCCTTGCAAAGCTCAACCTTAG
- the tnpA gene encoding IS200/IS605-like element ISTsi3 family transposase, which yields METRIPAFSSTRHVKHFLAYHFVWIPKYRRDILTGKVAERLKQMLKEFAGEIGCEVISLEVIPDHVHVFLRAKPDLAPARIINHLKGKSARKLLQEFPELRTKTAHGRLWSRSYFVASAGYITDEIVKHYVETQWERELKRRGQ from the coding sequence ATGGAGACCAGAATACCAGCATTTAGCTCAACGAGACACGTAAAACACTTCCTCGCCTACCACTTCGTATGGATACCAAAATACCGAAGGGACATCCTCACCGGGAAAGTCGCTGAAAGATTAAAACAAATGCTCAAAGAATTCGCCGGAGAAATCGGGTGTGAAGTGATCTCCCTTGAAGTAATTCCCGACCACGTTCACGTCTTCCTCAGAGCAAAACCCGACCTCGCCCCAGCAAGAATAATCAACCACCTGAAGGGGAAGAGTGCAAGAAAACTCCTCCAAGAATTTCCAGAATTGAGAACAAAAACTGCCCACGGGAGGTTATGGTCACGCTCCTATTTTGTAGCCTCGGCCGGATACATAACCGACGAGATCGTAAAACACTACGTAGAAACCCAATGGGAGCGTGAGTTAAAACGAAGAGGACAGTAA